In Gemmatimonadaceae bacterium, one DNA window encodes the following:
- the rplO gene encoding 50S ribosomal protein L15, whose amino-acid sequence MSDKIGLHNLVPAPGSHRNRKRIGRGPGSGTGKTSGKGHKGIKARAGHHGPGGGKPRFEGGQMPMTRRLPKRGFKNPFRVEHQVVRLSDLEHVGGKEVTAESLAEAGLIRAGKGPAKLLANGEVTQALTVRGVKMSDGAREKILAAGGRVED is encoded by the coding sequence CACAATCTGGTTCCGGCGCCGGGCTCGCACCGTAACCGCAAGCGCATCGGCCGCGGGCCGGGCTCGGGCACGGGCAAGACGTCCGGCAAGGGTCACAAGGGCATCAAGGCGCGCGCGGGCCACCACGGTCCGGGCGGCGGCAAGCCGCGCTTCGAGGGCGGTCAGATGCCCATGACGCGCCGGCTGCCCAAGCGCGGCTTCAAGAATCCGTTCCGCGTCGAGCACCAGGTCGTGCGGCTGAGCGACCTGGAGCACGTGGGCGGCAAGGAAGTCACGGCGGAGTCGCTCGCGGAAGCCGGGCTGATCCGCGCGGGCAAAGGTCCCGCGAAGCTGCTGGCGAACGGCGAAGTGACGCAGGCACTGACGGTGCGCGGCGTGAAGATGAGCGACGGCGCGCGCGAGAAAATCCTGGCGGCCGGGGGCCGCGTCGAGGACTGA
- the secY gene encoding preprotein translocase subunit SecY, translating into MAQPNAAAAVANIYRTPELWQKISFTFLCLLLYRVGAHITAPGIDVIALTDFFANRGGAGLLGLYDLFVGGGLSRATVFALGIMPYISASIFMQIAAAVVPTVEKLNKDEEGRKKVNQWTRYMTVGLAMVQGYGFALFTQSLEGAVANPGFAFTVQMVLFLTTGAVFVMWLGEQITERGLGNGASLLIFFSIVERFWPGIFSTLRFVSTGVVGPFSLIVLGLIMLAVVAGTVAVTMAARRVMIQIPQRTMARGRMREATKNFIPLRVNASGVMPIIFAQSVIVVPGAFAQFSSNPTAQRISEMLSPGTWLYYILSVVLIVTFTYFYTAIIFNPVDLSENLKKQGGFIPGVKPGSKTADYIDHVMSRITFPGALFLAFIALLPVFLADMINVPFQFGGTSLLIVVGVALDTLAQMQQHLLLRKYDGFMKKGRVRFRGRAPGGAF; encoded by the coding sequence ATGGCACAACCGAACGCGGCGGCAGCGGTAGCGAACATCTACCGGACACCGGAGCTGTGGCAGAAGATCAGCTTCACCTTTCTGTGTCTGCTGCTCTACCGTGTGGGCGCGCACATCACCGCGCCCGGCATCGACGTGATCGCGCTCACGGACTTCTTCGCCAACCGCGGCGGGGCGGGACTGCTGGGCCTGTACGACCTGTTCGTCGGCGGCGGTCTCTCCCGGGCGACGGTGTTCGCCCTCGGCATCATGCCGTACATCTCGGCCAGCATCTTCATGCAGATCGCCGCGGCCGTGGTGCCGACGGTCGAGAAGCTGAACAAGGACGAAGAGGGCCGGAAGAAGGTCAATCAGTGGACGCGCTACATGACCGTCGGACTCGCGATGGTCCAGGGGTACGGCTTCGCGCTGTTCACGCAGTCGCTGGAGGGCGCGGTAGCGAATCCGGGCTTCGCCTTCACCGTGCAGATGGTGCTCTTCCTCACGACCGGTGCCGTGTTCGTCATGTGGCTCGGCGAGCAGATCACCGAGCGCGGGCTGGGCAACGGCGCCAGCCTCCTGATCTTCTTCTCGATCGTGGAGCGGTTCTGGCCGGGCATCTTCTCCACGCTGCGGTTCGTGAGCACGGGCGTGGTGGGGCCGTTCTCCCTGATCGTCCTCGGCCTGATCATGCTCGCGGTCGTGGCGGGCACGGTCGCGGTGACGATGGCGGCGCGGCGCGTGATGATCCAGATCCCGCAGCGGACGATGGCGCGCGGCAGGATGCGCGAGGCGACCAAGAACTTCATCCCGCTGCGCGTCAATGCGTCGGGCGTGATGCCGATCATCTTCGCGCAGTCGGTGATCGTGGTGCCGGGCGCGTTCGCGCAGTTCAGCTCGAACCCCACGGCACAGCGGATCTCCGAGATGTTGAGCCCGGGGACGTGGCTGTATTACATCCTGTCGGTCGTGCTGATCGTCACGTTCACCTACTTCTACACGGCCATCATCTTCAATCCGGTGGACCTGTCGGAGAACCTGAAGAAGCAGGGAGGGTTCATTCCGGGCGTGAAGCCGGGGTCCAAGACGGCGGACTACATCGATCACGTGATGTCGCGGATCACCTTCCCGGGCGCGCTGTTCCTGGCGTTCATCGCGCTGCTGCCGGTGTTCCTGGCCGACATGATCAACGTGCCGTTCCAGTTCGGCGGAACGTCGCTGCTGATCGTCGTCGGTGTGGCGCTCGATACGCTAGCGCAGATGCAGCAGCACCTGCTGCTGCGCAAGTATGATGGGTTCATGAAGAAAGGACGCGTGCGGTTCCGCGGGCGCGCTCCCGGCGGCGCGTTCTAG